Genomic window (candidate division WOR-3 bacterium):
GAAAGGTTTAACTTTTGATGAGTATCAAGATGAGAAGTGGTGGCGTATAAGGAAGCATTTAAAGGCGATGAGGGAAGTTGGCATTCCGATAGCAAAAGACCTTGTTGATAAGTATCGTCTTAATGAGATTTTAGAAGGTGATGAAGAGAGGCAATAATTCAAAAGATTATTCTTTGTCGTATAAGAAAGGGATAAATTTTCCAAACTTGGCAACAAAATAAAGATGTTTAAAGAGATTACCAAAATTAAGAAGATATCAATTTTAAAATGGTTTATTTAGGTAGCAAAGAAGTAAAAATTTTTGTATAATTAAATTAGTGAAATGGTAGCAATTTCTTTCTTCTCTTTTCTTTTGAATGCGATAATTTCGGGTTATGTTTATGATTATGAAACAAAGGAACCTCTGATTGGTTGTAATATCTATTTAGAAAACACAATCTATGGAACAACAACAAATAAAGAAGGTTATTATATCTTACAAATTCCCGAAGGAAAATATAAAATTGCTTTCTCTTATATTGGCTATCTCGAAGAGAAAAGGGAGATTTCTCTTAATAAGGGAGAGGTTTTAAAGTTGAATATCTATCTAAAAAGAAGTCCATTAACTTTAAAAGAGGTAATCGTTGAAAGTAGAAAGGCAAGGATGAAGGATGAAGTAGGAATTAGTAAGGTTGAGATTATGGATAAAGATATAAAACTCTTTCCAAGGCTTTTCTCTTCTGATTTCTTCCGTTCTTTACAGGTGTTTCCTGGTGTTTTGATGGCGACCGATTTCTCTTCGGCGTTATATGTTCGGGGTGGTGGTGCTGATCAGAATCTAATATTGGTTGATGGAATAAATTTTTATAATCCCTATCATCTTGGTGGCTTTTTGGGAACTATTCCTAATGAGATTATTAAACAGGCAGATTTTTATACTGGTGGCTTTTCAACCGAATATAGCCAAAGACTTTCTTCCGTATTAGATATCACCTTAAAAGAAGGTAATAAATATAAAAGAAATTTAAACTTAGAAATAAATAACCTTTTAACAAAAATAATCTTTGAAGGACCGATTATCAAAGAGAAAAGTAGTTATATCCTTGCTTTTCGAAGAACCTATTTTGACCAATTTCTCAAATTACTTAAAATCAATTTTCCCTATTATTTCTTAGAAGGATTTTTAAAAACCAATTATGAAATAAGCCAAAAGGGAAAATTATTTTTTACCAACTTCTTAACTTATGATAACTTTAACTATTCTGATTTATCATTATATTTTAAATGGGGGAATTATCTATCTTCACTCTCTTATCTTTATAGTTTCTCACCAAAACTCTTTGTAAAATCTTTTCTAACCTTCTCTTATTATCATTATTATATCAATTTTTATAATAACTTTGTCTATGTTAATAATTGGGTAAGGGAGTTTTCATTGAAAAGTGATTTTAATTATTATCTTGCCCATAACCATACATTAAAATTTGGCATTGAAGGAAAGTTAAGTGATTTCTATTATGATACCAAGATGATGGGTGGCATAAAGTATGATATTTTGGGAAAACCAAGAAATCTATCTTTTTATCTAAGTGAACGGAGTGTTTTATATAATAATAAACTGATCTTAGAGAGTGGTTTAAGACAGGATAACCAATTTACCAGTTATTATGGCAATCGCTGGTATAAGGTAATTGATTTTCGCTTCTCTTTGAAATATTTTCTTTTAGAATTGACATCATTGAAACTATCTTTTGGTAGTTATTCCCAATTGATTACCGCCTTATTACCGGAATTTCAACCAATTCCCTTTTTATATATCTGGATACCAACCTTTGGACCCTATTCACCCCAAAAGGCATATCACAATATCTTTGGCTTTGAAACCTATCTATTAGAAAATATCTATTTTAGTATAGAACCCTATTATAAATATTATCCCTTAATTTATGAATATAACGAAAACTCCGACCCCTTTAATATTGAACCAACTTTATTGAAGAAAGGAAAGGCAAAAGCCTATGGTCTTGATATCTCAATAAAAAGAGAAGCAGGTAATTTCTTAATCTATCTTACCTATTCTTATGCTTGGGTAAAAAACTATTTTGATAACTTATCTTATCATCCTTTTTATGACCGCCGGCATAATTTAAACTTAATAATAATTTTACCTTTCTTTCTTAATAGTAATCTCTCTTTTCGCTTTGCCTTTTATACTGGCACACCTTATACCGAAGTCCTTTCTCGCTATCGTTATTATTTTTATCGCTATTTAATTGATGATTGGCGCTATTTCTGGTTTGAAGATTATGGGAAAAAGAATGCTAGTCGCTATCCCAATTACCACCGCTTAGATTTGAGTTGGGAAAAAGAGATAAAGAGATTGAAAATAAGAATTGACATCTTCAATTTATATAACCATAAGAATTTCTTATTTTACTACTACGATTATCACTATGAGCCACCAGTAAGAAAGGTATTTTATCAACTACCAATAATTCCATCATTATCAATTGAGTATGCTTTCTAAGAGATTTTTATATCTACTATTTATTATATTATTGGTATCCTGTAAAAAGAACGGGATTGAAAAAGAGTGGGAAAGAAAGATATACGCCTATTGTATATTAAATCCCAACTACGGAATGGTTAAATGTCTTGTTGATAGTAATTATTCTATTGAAAAAGAGGTAAAAAGTATGGGCATTACTGATGCCACTGTCTTTATTGTCAATGAAGAGAATAAAGATACTTTAAGATTAGTAGGAGGATATTATACTCCTTATTATCATTTTTATGTGGGATATAATTGGAATCGGCAACGTCGAGAGCCCTTTGTCAAACCATTAAACACCTATTCCCTTTGGGTAATCTTCCAAAAGGATACCTTAACAAAGACAACAAAAATTCCTGATACCTTCTCTTTTATCTTTCCGAAAGATGAAGATACTCTGCTTTATGATACCTTTAATTATATTTATTGGCATAAAAGTAAAGGTGCCTATGTTTATGTCCTTTTTGTCTTTAAATTACCAAAAGATACTATAGCCGATTATTTTCCTTTATTTACCCAAGATACCTTTTTAGAAATAAGAGAAATTAAAGAAGGGCTATTTGATACTACTGGTTTTTATGAGTTAAAAGTTTATGCTTGGGATTATAACCGTTATCAATGGGCAATAAAGAGAAGCGAACTTGATACCTTATATCACGGTTATGGCCATTTCTCTTCCCAAACGGATGATAGGATTGCTATCTTTGTTAAAAGAGATTAGGCAGTCTCTGGCAAAAACCCATAATTTTTAGAAGAAAACCAAGAAGATATATCAGTAGTTTTAAAAAGCATTCTCTTATAAGAAAGATTTAAGATAAGCACCGGCAGTCCTAATAACGGAAAACGATAGCCCAAAGAGAATACCCTTTTAAAAATATTCTTATAAGAATAGAATTTATACCAACAATAGTCAAGACCTTCTTGTAATCTTTCAATTGTCATATTCTTCGGTTTGAAGACCGCATGACCGCAATCATAAAGTCGCCAATCATAAGTAATAATTCGATTCTCTTCCATCAATCTCTTCTGTAATTTTGTTCCGGGATAGGGAGTTAAAATTCCAAAACTGGCTAATGCCATCTTAGACTTAAAAACAAAATCCAATGTCTCATCAAAAATATCAGGGGTATCGCTATCCAAACCAAAGATAAAACTTCCTTCAATCAATATCCCTTCTTCCTGAATTCTTTTTATCTTTTCCAAAAGAGTTTTTGCCTTCTGGTATCTTTTATTTACCTCTTTTAAACCAGCCTCACTAATACTCTCAATACCAATAAAAAGTCCCGAACAACCACTTCTTTTTGCCAATCTTAATAATTCCAAATCATCAGCAATTGTTAATGATGCCTGACCAAGCCACCTAATTTTCAAAGGAATAAGTTCATAAAATAATTTCTTAGCAAATCTCTTATTGCCCATAAGATTATCATCTAAAAAACCGATCAAGGGATGGTTTATCTCTTCAATCTCCTTAATAATATCTTTTATCTCCCGATTACGAAAGGAACGACCAAAGAAAAGAGAAACCGAACAGAAATCACAATCATAAGGACAGCCACGAGTCGCCTGCAAAATAGAAGTAAAATAATAACCTTTATTTTTAAAAACCTCTCTTTTCGGAGATACAATATCCTTACTCTCTACCCTTTTTCCATAATAAATCGGTTTCAATTCCTTTCTTTTAAAATCCTCAATCACTTCTTTCCAAACATATTCTGCTTCGCCAACAACTACACTATCACCATATCTCAATGCCTCTTGCGGTAAGATTGAAGGATGGATTCCGCCAAAGATAACCTTGGCACCCACTTGTTTAAAATTCTGGGCAATCTTATAAGCCCGCGGTGCCGTTGCCGTCATCACAGTAATGCCAACTAAATCGGCACCACATTCATAGTTGATATCTTCTAAATTCTCATCCACATAACAAACTTCTACATCTTCTGGTGTCAAGGAAGCAAGAATTCCCAAAGATATTTGGGGCATCCGAAAGGCTTTTCCTTTTAATCTCCGTTCTTTCTCATCTTCCATCGCTGGCACTACTAATAATAATTTCATAACACCCAATTATAAGCCCAAAAAAGATTAAAGTCAAAAGAAAGAGAATATTGATTTTTTTTCTAAATTATGTTATAATTAATCAATCTGAGGAAGTTAATTGTCTAAATGATTCGTTTACTGGCTTCCAACAGGGGTGGGGTTGGAAGCCAGTTTTTTATTGACATAAAAAAATTTTTTTAATATATTTAATTAATGATTTTTCTCTTCCTTCTCTTTTTTCAAATTGGTGAAGAAATCTTAGTAAATGACGACACCATTGGCGGTGCTCCTCAATATTATCCGGCAATTGCTATGGATAGTTCTTTTAACTTTTATGTTATCTGGGAAGATTTCCGAGCAAGTGATTATGATAACGACCTCTATTTACAGAAATTAGATCTTTTTGGTAACAAAATTGGCACCAATATCAATCTTATTGAAGACCAACCATCAAGAAATATTTGGAATTATGTTACTGGCAGCGGTGATATCGCAATTTCTAAAGATAAAATTATTGTGGTTTATCCTGATGGAAGAAGAGGCGATGTTGATATTTACTGTCAATTTTTTAATTTAAATTTGGAGCCAATTTCACCAATGATTATCTTAAATGATGATGGACAAAGAGTATTCCAAACTTTTCCCAAAGTGGCAATCGCCCAAAATCACTATATCTTTGTCTGGGAAGACCAGCGCGAAGAGAAAAGAACAATATATGGTCAAATCTTGGATTCTAACTTCAATCCTATTTCTGCCAATTTTCGCATCAGTGAAATTACTGGTTATGAGCAGTTTCAACCGGCAATCAGTGCTTATTGTGGAAGTTTTATTGTCACTTGGACACAAAAAATGGATAATAGATGTTATCTTTATGGTAGAAGATTTACAAAAACTGGTATTCCCTTAGGAAATAGTTTTCCGATTTTCCCTTTCTCTGCTAAAAATTCTTTTTGCGTAATGGATAAAAATGGCAACTTTTTTGTGGGCGGTGAAGAAGAAACCGGTACTTACCGAAATATTTATCTTGTTCTTTTTGATTCTACTGGTCAACAATTGACTTCACCAATTCTTATTAATGATACTTTTCCAATAAACTGGGATAGACAACCAGCAATTGCTACTTTACCCGATCGAAGAAAAAGTATTATTGTTTGGTGTGATACCCGCGAAGGTTGTAAGATTTATGGTCAATTTATTGATTCCTTAGGTAACCCAATTGGTAGTAATTTTCCTATTTCTAATCTCTCACCTGGTCAAAGAACTCCCAAAGTAGCGCTCGCAAATGAAACCCTTTATTTAGCAGTTTGGGAAGATTCCCGAGAGAATAATCCTGATATTTATGCTTCCCATCCGCTAAGAAGAGATTTTAAGGTTAACGACGATTTTGCCTCCTCTATTCAAGATTTTATGTCCGTCGGAATTGATGAGTTGGGCAACTCTTTAGTAATTTGGATGGATTATCGCAATGGCACAAACGACCCTGATATTTATGGACAATATTTTGATAATTTAGGAAACAAAATTGGCAATAATTTCCGAGTCAATGACGATAATGAAGGGAATGTTCAAATCTTTCCTTTTTTAGCAGTTAACAGAAAGGGAAAGGCGGTAGTAGTTTGGCGAGACAATCGGGACGGAAATTATAATATTTATTGCCAAATTTTTGATGAAAATAGACAAAGAG
Coding sequences:
- a CDS encoding radical SAM protein, producing MKLLLVVPAMEDEKERRLKGKAFRMPQISLGILASLTPEDVEVCYVDENLEDINYECGADLVGITVMTATAPRAYKIAQNFKQVGAKVIFGGIHPSILPQEALRYGDSVVVGEAEYVWKEVIEDFKRKELKPIYYGKRVESKDIVSPKREVFKNKGYYFTSILQATRGCPYDCDFCSVSLFFGRSFRNREIKDIIKEIEEINHPLIGFLDDNLMGNKRFAKKLFYELIPLKIRWLGQASLTIADDLELLRLAKRSGCSGLFIGIESISEAGLKEVNKRYQKAKTLLEKIKRIQEEGILIEGSFIFGLDSDTPDIFDETLDFVFKSKMALASFGILTPYPGTKLQKRLMEENRIITYDWRLYDCGHAVFKPKNMTIERLQEGLDYCWYKFYSYKNIFKRVFSLGYRFPLLGLPVLILNLSYKRMLFKTTDISSWFSSKNYGFLPETA
- a CDS encoding TonB-dependent receptor, with the translated sequence MVAISFFSFLLNAIISGYVYDYETKEPLIGCNIYLENTIYGTTTNKEGYYILQIPEGKYKIAFSYIGYLEEKREISLNKGEVLKLNIYLKRSPLTLKEVIVESRKARMKDEVGISKVEIMDKDIKLFPRLFSSDFFRSLQVFPGVLMATDFSSALYVRGGGADQNLILVDGINFYNPYHLGGFLGTIPNEIIKQADFYTGGFSTEYSQRLSSVLDITLKEGNKYKRNLNLEINNLLTKIIFEGPIIKEKSSYILAFRRTYFDQFLKLLKINFPYYFLEGFLKTNYEISQKGKLFFTNFLTYDNFNYSDLSLYFKWGNYLSSLSYLYSFSPKLFVKSFLTFSYYHYYINFYNNFVYVNNWVREFSLKSDFNYYLAHNHTLKFGIEGKLSDFYYDTKMMGGIKYDILGKPRNLSFYLSERSVLYNNKLILESGLRQDNQFTSYYGNRWYKVIDFRFSLKYFLLELTSLKLSFGSYSQLITALLPEFQPIPFLYIWIPTFGPYSPQKAYHNIFGFETYLLENIYFSIEPYYKYYPLIYEYNENSDPFNIEPTLLKKGKAKAYGLDISIKREAGNFLIYLTYSYAWVKNYFDNLSYHPFYDRRHNLNLIIILPFFLNSNLSFRFAFYTGTPYTEVLSRYRYYFYRYLIDDWRYFWFEDYGKKNASRYPNYHRLDLSWEKEIKRLKIRIDIFNLYNHKNFLFYYYDYHYEPPVRKVFYQLPIIPSLSIEYAF